The Labrus bergylta chromosome 14, fLabBer1.1, whole genome shotgun sequence region TTGACACATCAGAAACGAAAAGGTCGATGGATCACATTATATTGTTGACACTGAAGTGGTCACAATCGAGTCGCTGCAGGACTTCACGTTGCCTACCTACACAACATGCAACAGGCCTGTCAGATGTAGCTAGCCTTAGCTAATGTGACACGCTTGCCACCGACTCAAAGTAATAGTTGACTGAACTATGAGATAGGTGACTTCTTactcaaaagggaaaaaagtcgggggaaaaaaaaccccgACATGCCCAGCTTTGGCAAATAATCGTggttgcttaaaaaaaaaaaaaaaaaaaaatcatttaaacgCCCCGAGAAGTGTAGCATTAGCTcgcagtgttacaacatggccGACAGGAAACGGGAGCTCAGAACATTCCAGTGGAGCCGGCTCGTTTTTCCGAAAGTGGACACACAGGCGTGTAATGAATaaacccttcttcttcttcttcttcttcttcttcttcttcttttttgtctgCTGCTGTCGACGGCGAGacgtcatgcacacacacacaaaaaacacaaaacacgaTTAAGTcacaagactaaaaaaaaaaaaaaggaaaaaacactgGTTACTATGAAATCactcagcaacaaaaaaaaataaaaaagacacattggGGTGGTGGAAGCAGCTCACAAGGTCAATCCCCGATGTGTCAAACCACCACCAGCGACAACTGTCACGCAACGTCAGCTAGCCCGACAAGCTAACCCGACTTGTAGTCCCaaacaacagagaaactctCGGGGTCTGACTTCAGTACTCACCGAGGTGCGATCATTATTTAATCACAGCGagttaaagattgttttttattttagctcGGATACGTGTAGCTACATCTACAACCGCGGTGGAGTTATCATGAGTTGGCTCGTTGACATTAGCTGACTAAGgctagcaacaaaaaaaaaaaaaaaaaagaagcgttAGCTGACTTTTCCCGTCATGGCCCCGACCTGTTTTCTTCGTCTGCGTTTCCTGATGCTGGCGCTGGAAGTGGCTCTGATCATGTTTTAGACACGTCGTTTGTTGAGTAGAGCTTCTGTCCTCTCCGTGGTGGTGGTGATATTGTCTGTCTTGTGCCCGATCTTTGGGCTGTTCCTCCATTGAAGTGTGGACTTGTTTCCCCCCCCCTACTCTGCTTAGCTCACTGGGTGAGTCCAGACCAGTCCAATCACTACCAGTGTAAAAAAACGGAAGCTATTTGAAGCCTCTGTAAACGTCAGCAGTGAACGTCTAAAAATGGCACTGTTTTGGGGTGGCCACTGTCACTGAAGTCCGTATGTCTGCTGTTTTTAGCTGAGTTGTGCAGAAAAATATTTCGCAGGACTTTTCGCAAGATTTTAAGGTGGGTGTTTAAAAGTGTCActagattttaaaaataacggagggtggggagggggtggacATTTGAAAATGCTTCTCGGGGGTGGGGTTCGTGTGTTTGAACTAAAATCATATGAGGCGCTGCCACGTCTCCAGCCAGAGGACACTTTTAGTGGAGGGTCCATCCATAGGAGACATACCCCACTCCCCTAATTAAAACTTGTTGCTTATTTATTCCCCCTGTcgcaaaagttttttttaacacaagtggactgaaaaacataaacatactaTACCAAACTGTATAGATAAACGGAttgtataatatataaatatagtacatcaaattgtacaaatagatatgtatatgtagatatatggattgtataaatatataaattatttttaaaaatcatagtatatcaagttgtatatatgtttggaaaatcattggattgtaaatatcaaatgtagtatcataaatatagtatagcaaattgtatataGATAGGTTGTATTTATAGAgagattataaggaacacagggatttaatttaataaatattaattattgagctgtggaaaaggggtaggattaaataagttttatacttcttcctaccccttttcaggcatatcaattgaatatatgtacttttctttttctttttttgtgaaatgatttgaacattgttttttgtttattgcttttcatttttttttgtatttttgatatgtttgattttatttgataggtctgaaataaatgtaatcaatcaatcaatcaatcaatcaatcaatcaatcaattaaaaatgtaatcaatcaaaaaaaaaaaagttcctgtgAATGTATTATAGCCTACGCCGTATTTCTGATAGAGCTTAATGCAGGACTACTTTATTACTAGTTTAATATTAAAAGCCGACTTTAATCTTAATGTAGGCCATGTATTGTGTACATAAATTCCACCGGGAATAACACCTTTTGCATACTAAAAATGCATGGCTTTCTTTGATATCCATCTCAAAAACATAAATACCACCATGCAACCtccaatatataaaaaaaaatcaaattcacTTTGCACCAGTTTAATTTTTGCCCACATCCAAGAAAACATGCAGTCATTagaaaatttcaaaataataaatataagaTTTATTCAGTCATGCTTATTATTTAAGCTTGGAGTTTGTTTGAAACAGTCAGCTGATGAACACCTTAATAGacctatttacagtctatgatcaaaACACCATTAAgttatctttaaataaaatgttgccTTGCAATTGAGATGATTATCCTTGTTACATTTTTTCCACTATTATTTTGACAATATTATGTGAGTAAAATCCCCTTCTTGATTAATTTGTGGATCCATGCTCTAAATGCTTTTGACAAGTCAAACAACTATACTGAAATATTTTAAGGGAATATAACTGCTAACTCACAATGAATGACAGCTGTTTAGGATGACTTTTGTGTAGAGGCTGAAATAATTCACTTTAAATGTAGAAACATCGCATTAATTGTCCTATTAGaggttttacatttaaacatcGTTGAGTGCTTTGTTTGCCTGTCTTCACTATATTCATTTAAATACCTATTGTGATTAATTAGGTAATTCTAAATGTAAAAGTCAATACAATACATCAGGACATCCCCACCTTATACTGAGTCCAAAGTAGAGTCCCTCATACTgtactttgaaaatgaaagcatGTAAGATATGGTGCAATATTACTCAAATGTGACATACAGTAGCACACAACGCCCTCTTGTGGTTAGAGATACATATTCTCAGAATATGCACACAGTACATTACAAGAGTTTCAGCCAAACTCAagtcattcatttttcagaaataaaaatattttattttaccataATAGACATCTTTTAATCTTCTAATACTTTTAgctcaaagtaaaaaaaacacatttaatgtaaCAGAAAGAATAATTTCCAAATTTGATATTGTGTTTAACAATGTTATTTTCCCTTTAGtaactttaaaaagagaaaactagTGTAGGCTCATCCAGTAGAAATCCATACAGGGGCAGAACAAAAATGTTCTTCCCTCAGGTCCGCACACTGTTCACAAAGTTCAGCTCTCAATGGCAGTTAGGCTGCCAAATTGccattgggagctgaacagtgtgcggACATCtctattttttctgcctttagtAACTATATAAATCTCACAGTATGGAACAGTTATGTTAACAAATATGATTTACTCTATACAGTATGTTCTAATATCAATATCAAGCATCTCACTGTATCTTAACTACCATTTCAGGAAAGAGCCCATCTGTGTACACAGTCTCTTTGTGCTGCTATATGCAGCTCTGCTCCTCCTgatgtatatatataattataataataataataataataatgattatatatatatatatacagtatatatatatatatatatatatatatatatatatatatatatatatttattacatCATATTACATCTTAATTTTATgagaaggtttatttttaaaatgagacTAGATACACATAGTCACGTGGTATGGGTAAACAGAAAAGATACTCCTGAAGTATAAAATAAAACCCCACCTGAAACAGAGTAAGCACATTATGGGCACGGTCCAACAGACAACAGACAGTTATTGCAGTGGCATTTTTCTCATTTCCCATatgaaaacacagcaggggTTGAGAATAATGTTAAGCCAAGTCAGAGAAATTGAGTAAAAAACTAGTTCAATGCTGGTGAGATGCTTCTTGACTTGGAGGATGTCATAGTTTGAAAGTTGAAGTGTATCttataaataattgttcatatAAGATGATTGAACATGGTCTAAAAATGTCATGATGTAACACTTGCGTAGCACTTGAAAAATGTATCATATTACCtcacaaagttaaaataaaaatgtttaaattgctGTATACATAATAAATGATGCACCAACTTTCAGTCAATCAAACGAACACTACTTTATTTTCACCAACAAAATATTTCATAGATACATTTCTTtccagcaaaaaaataaaaaataaacaaactatttAGTCTGAGTGTGTAACCTGGGGTCATACAACAGCCATTCAGGAGTCAGGCAAACTGCATGGAACGTTTTTGATGATATATGCTTTTTAATACATTAGATTAATTTGAATGTGGATGTAAACTGATTGGCATAATAGACCACTACTTAGGGCTTTTTAACAAGTTAAACCcgaataatactttatttgacATAAACACATGTCATTCTTCTGGAAAGGGATGTAGAAGGTGAATAGAAATCTCTTGGCAGAACTGAAACAGCAGGCTTGAACCAATGACTGGCCAGGTGGATGCAAGAAATAGTGCGTTTCATGCCTTAATATCAATACAAAGTGACTTTCTGGACAGTTTCTACTTATTTAATTTTGACTGAAAGGGCTGCTTATAGAGGGCTCAAAATATTATTTAACTGATGCATATGTTCAATATTCATGTCActaagaaaataattaaataattaattttaaGCCTGTAAAGAAACTTAATCTTTTAATGTCATGTATCTCCCAGATCAATGAAGCACACTGTATCTGTGATATTAAACAAAGCAGagtttttacagtttaaactgcatcttcttcttctagtGTTAAATGCTCATGGCACTGTTGAACAGGGCTCACATTAAGATAATGCACAACCAAAAACTCAGGCCTGGTAAGAATGTGCTGCAGTCCAAATGCATGTGAAGCTACAGTAActgcacaaacagaaatgtttacagaaaacatgtgATTTGAGATATTAAAGATGCCTATTgtacacacatagacagaggtgtgatgtcatcagtgtcATCATGTCATCAGTGCAGAAAAGAAGTGCATGTCTTTGGAAGTATGAAAATTGAATGAAACTGATGGATGCCACTGGACATGCAGCCACAACTTCTCTGTTATGTCTCGACTGAGGACCCTCGGCCTGTAAATGTTTCAGTAAAGAGAGTAGAATTAAAGGTTTCCAGTGTCTTTATGCTCCGCCTTCGCGTTGTCACATTGTGGCATGAAGGTCCTCATGTCGTAGAACTTTGTAGGTGAGCCAGTAGAGGACATTGAACATGAGGAAGCTCATAGGGAAAACGGCTCTAGAGATGGTATCAATCCTTTTTGCTCGATCGACAAAGCGCCTGCGTATGTCATAGAAACCTAAACCTGGAGGGAGATCTGCAAAAATTGGAGTTGCATCCATTTCCGGTGCACTTGCAAGTCCAAAACTCTGAAAGAGTAAACCCTGCTGTGCCAGCTCTTCCTCctggaagaaaagagaaacatcaCAGAATATGCATCAGCTCCAGGAGTTTATCTGATGTCTGTTTTTATGTCTGATGATTGGCTGGTGCTTAACTGAACAAGGCACCACATACCCTGGCACAGACGCTGCACCGCTGGTTCCCATGAGGAGCAATGCTGCCTGACATGTTGTTTCCTTTCGCCTTGCTGTCACCACTCGCCTGCTGACGGGGAGAAAAGGCAGCACTTTGAATGTAATCATCAAACAGACTGCATTCATTAAACAGTTTGCTGCCACCACACAACCCGGGTGTGCTTCAAATCCTGTACATAAACAGTTATCATCTGTTCCTGACAAAGTGAATACAAGTACGACATTAATGTGAGATAAGTCAGAGGGAATTTCAATGGCATTGCATAATCCCAGCAAATTAAGTACAAAGGcagctgttttctgtgttgtgtatttataaatgttaaatgttttataaagaaTGAATGAATCCTGCAGCTGTTGTCACACTGCTTCATTTAAGATGTATTTCAAGGTGGTTTTCTTTCTATCTCTTCTACTCCTCTTCTCCTCAAGAGGCCCAAAGCGAGGCGGAAATATGCTGAGAACATCCAGCCTGCAGTGGGATAAGGTGAAGGTTTAAATTAATTACAGGTCaccactgtctgtgtttcccGGCTGGAGAGCAACATGCAGCTGAGTCCTGCAGCTCGTGCAGAGCCGGGGCACAGGGAATAGCAGGTGACAGCCGCCCGAGGGGGCTGAGTGTGGGAGGGTTGTTGCACTCACAGTTCTCTGCCGCTGTTGCTCCTTCAGCTTCCTCCTCAGTCGAAAGAACTCCTTGTGCTGGCGGGAAACAAAATTAACGGCTGCATACTCCAGCAGGGCAGCAAACACGAACAGGAGACACACGGCCATCCAGATGTCGATGGCTTTCACATAGGACACCTGAGAGAGCAAAGACGGAATCAGTGAAGTCATTCAGTTAAAGTTAACAGAATTGATGAAAGAGTTTGTTACAAGAACCACAATTCAGATTTACTTTGTGCATCTGACGTTCCCAACCAAAATGATACTTTGAAAATAGATCATAGAAACTTAAAGATTAAATATGTAActtaagaaaaatgaaaaaaaaactttacaacAAAATTAAGACCATGACTGATACTTTCATGGGATTATTCTTGTTGATGCAATTTCATATAATTCATGTATAACCCAAACCATACCTGCTTTTACCATAAACTTTAATATatctaaataaatgtaatggAGTGAAAAGTAGCCTACGGGTTGAATTGTAAAGAAGCACAAAATAAGAGTAGAAAATTGAAAACATGCAGTTATAAAGTAAATGTATTCACTTTCCATCACATATCTAAAGTTCAACTGAAACATTTGCTCTACCTCTCGATGACCTCACAGTATATGAAGTACTTTAGATCTAATATTTATTCAATAATTGAACACTCTAGAAAGGGTCATTATGCAAATTCAGCACTTTCACTTTGAGACTGAAGGTATATTTCTTTGAATTGAACtgtactttttatttcaataaaagtataAACATTTACATGgatgaatatttttttcagggtttttaCTGCCTTAATTCTAGTACAGAGACGTGTGTGTACTTCTTTCCCATCTAATTTCTTAGCTTTATACTTTCTTGTCAATTTCAATGTGTAGAGCAATGAAAGACCTAACTGGGAAACATTATGACGCAGCAGTGATCCAAAAGAGGTCGCACTGCCCACACTGCCCCCAAGCCAGACTTAATGGTGAAAatgtcttaaaggtcacatatatgCTAGATACACTTTACcctgtttttctaacactattGTGTTGTCTACAGGAAatagaaaagtccatcctctctgtcttttgcctgctccacttttcagaaaatgtgtgctcaaacagtccggagattttccctttatgacatcacaaagggcaataACCCCTGCCCCAAGTGGGTGAcgctcccacagctaggtgtttgttctgccccctgagtctgccttctcacggTCAACAATCCAGCATTTAGCGAGAAAGCTCAAACCGCCCTTCCAGAAAGGCGGCAAAAAACAATTAATGCTTCTATTCAGTAACCATTTCATGTCCTTTTTGCCCGATTGAAAAAGCAATTTAATGTCtgcaataaaatgtatatttaatatTTCTAAATTAGGCCATGTCACACCTTTGGCAGTGAGGCCCTGGAGCCAGAGCTCTGCGTCGTCATGGTGAGCACCGTGGTGATTCCTAGTCCCACCCTAGCTGGAGCCGCATCCATGTTGATCCAGAAGGAGACCCAGGACAGGATGACGGTGAGCAGGCTGGGTATGTACATCTGGATCAAGTAGTAGCCCATCTGACGCTCCAGGTAGAAGTTGACTTCGATGCAGGTGAATTTACCTAACACAGGAGGAGATACAGGTCCACACTGACAGTCTTATTAGAAGTTGATTGTCAGCTTATATGCAGGATGTGACTGAATGTGGTTGTATGTCATGTACCTGTGTTGTAGTGTTTGGTGCAGTATCCGAGGCCTTGCTCCTCTTTCAGCACAAACTGAGGGAGTGTGAGATCATCGGCTACCTGCACCGCTCCCACATTCAGCCACTCGAAAATAAGATCATTCATGGTGTAGCCAACTAGCAGagagatacaagaaaaaaaaaaaggaacgcAGTATAAGATTAAAACAAAATCCAATAGGTAATTATTTCCATCCTGCTTTAGAAAGATGAACTCACAGCTCTCAAGCTGCATCGTACACGTCTGGCTGTCCATGGGGAAGTTTTTCAGATCCATGGGACAGGAGAGGGTGAGTGTCAACCTGGACAAAAAGAGACCAAACATTGTAATGGCACCTAAAAAATGCATACAGGGTAGACCTTCATACTCTAACTcaggaataaaacaaaaaaagactcagAACCCGTTTTGCACAAATCAAAGACAACATCTAGCATCTTTAACTTTTAATCCCTTTCTTCTAGTATGTATATGTGCTCCAAACAAATAACACAATTTCATCCCTAGGGAGATCCTGTTGTACAATTTGCTGCAGCAAAACACTAGGTAAAAAGGGGGAAATGACCCCTACCCCTCATAAGATGCAGGAGTTACTGCCAACACTGCATTGAATTATTgaatattttccttttattatttCACTCTTGCACATTTGCACTTAGACCCTACTACCTCCACTCCGCCATTGTTTCTTACTGACATTAATGTGTCCtgttgctgctatttatttccttgtttttaTTGACGCATTCATGGTGAGTTGCACTATCTCTATTTCAGTGTCCTTGGTGAAACCACAAAGATGTTTTATTCTCTATTGTATTCTAGATAAGGAGCAAAAAGGACAGAGGTGCTGTCATAGACTTCACTAATGTGTTTCTCTTTCCACCactgctttttctgttttagtCATGAAGTATTTCGCTGCGGACTTTAAGCAGCCGTCTTCTCTTTAGTCCAGCAAGGACAAGTTGAAACATTGCACATAAATGAGCAACATTGCAGCGAGAAGAAAGCTGATTGGCCGTGGTTCAGTGTCATCAGGGGATAAAGAGATTAGTCATTAACTAAATAAGGACATTAATGTTTTTGCAGTCTGTTGTTTTGGGTAAATAGTTAAGTTGTTAAGTGGTAATCTAGATCGTGGGTCATTTGGGGTTTATCCCCTAAAGTTAGGCTTAACTTGTAAGTATTGCTTTGTGGGTAGCAGAGTagctaaaacagctttaaacatGGCTGCGTTTTTATATTCCAGTGGTGACTCCTTACCATCACGCTACAGTTCATCCACTGCCTGCCCATTACTGACCTGATTCTCTTTTAGCTTGCAGTCATTGTTTTACACAAAGTTTTTTGAGGTGGGTGCTGGACAACAAAATGataactgaaccaaactgaagtgaaacaaacatgttgaacCACATACTCATAGGTAGGGGTTCATATTCAGTATGCAGCTtggcagaaaacacagaaatgagTTTGTATTGTGTGTCAGATCCTGGTGAATGATTCAGGATATGATCATCAGGTCACCTGATGCTGTAGAGGACGTTTCCGTTCTGAAATATGCGGAGCAGTTTGTTATCCGTCGTGACCTCGTGAAAGTTGGCTCCCTTCTCATTTGCAAAGAACAGGTCTGGTTTCCAAATGGAGTCCAACATGGAGGGGTCCAGGTCCAAAGAGTCATCAGGGTATTCCTTATATGCCAGACGAGGGTCGTTCCACTGCTGTCGCAGAAACACATTGAGCCGGTAGTCCTAAGGTAGGAAATAAAgtcacaagaagaagaaaagatactcataaatgactgaaaataaaagttgcATTAAAGTCAGAACTCCCACTGGTCATGCCATAGAAGataaaacattcagttttttttcaagAAGATATAAACAAAATTGGACTAATCTGCATGTGTCTATTGATATGATCATGTCACTTTAATAAACTTTGTGAGAGGCAATAACGGGGACGAGTTACAAGTAAAACCTGCAGCTTCTCTCAGCAGGTAAGAAGCAGAGTGCCTGTCAACGCTGCCTAACAGACCTGAATGCTCATAACCGGAACAACAGAAAACTCCACTTATAATATCATTAATTAAAATTTGATGGCTATACCGAAAGgtattttataaaatgtaagaCTCCTTCAAACTCTTGCATAACTTCATGTCCCCTAACACTGCACAGGCCTCATGAATAAAGGATAAATGGTATCTGACGGAGAGAGGACAAAATCAGAGCTGACATGATGCAATGAACTTACAAGACGGTGTTTACAGTCATTAATTAGTCATAAACTAATGACAGTATGTTAAGGCATCATGGAACTCGTGGCAAACAGCGTGAGGACAGCCAGAAAACCCCACAAATGGATAAAACCAAAGAGTCAGAAGCATCTGTTGAAATAGCATGAACCAGATCTGTTTACAAAATAACAGAGACTGATGATCCTGCTCTGACAGGCAGAAAAACCAGCTTAGGTCTTTTATAGAACAGCTACATCGAAACATTTAGTTCTGGTGTAAAGCTTATAACTCTGAACTCTTTGTTTTCAATAAGTAATTATAACTGTGTAGCTTACTGTATATCCATACAGCAGAGACATGATTTAGGTTGCAGAGTTTTTATATAACAGCACATAATATCAACCTAAAGAACATAAGAACATAAGCTCACCTACATTATCAGTTCATGCTTTCATTGCTGAATGGTGAAACAGATCATTAAAGGTTCTTTCTCAAGTCTAACTAAGTGAATTTACTTCAAATCGTGCACTATGTTTTTGTACTGCTACTACAGGggcggtcgtctctcaaccgggaggtcgagggtttgattcccagctcttgcagcaacatgtccaaatGTGTCCTTGAGCCAGACACTTAACCTCGAATTGCTGTGGacgtgtatgaatgggattagttacttctgatggtctcactacattgtaacctctgccatcagtgtgtgaatggctgTGAATTGGTAGGTGTGACAAGCTATAAgatcaaatccatttaccatttactacTCCACTAAGAGTTGTTTTGGATTATTCTTCCCAAACATCTCAAATAAATGATATGGTTATATATCATACATATTAGCTCAATGGCAGGATACATTTAGAAACTAAAGTTAATTAATTTATCAGTATGAAGGTAAAGTTACTTAATAGTTTTCCAAAATGAGACATTCTGTATAAAATTCTTCTTACATTTAGTGTGTTATTTTGATTCTAAATCAAATATGTGCTTTTCCTTATGTATTACACATTTGAGCTTGTAACAATGTTTTTACACAGGGGTAAAAGTAAAGTGTATGAGGACAAAACTTCTTCTATCACTTCGGAAACATGATATTTAGTACTGTGACAATACTTATAGGGTATATATAGGGTGCAGTGATGGAGTAGGAGGGATCATTTTAAGTCGCTACATCCTGTAATGCGCAGACCATGCACTAGTGAAAAgactaaattaaacaaaaatatgaCCATGAAAGTGACCAGTGCAGACTCCTACATATGAATAGCAATAAGTAACACTTTGAGATACAGAGACAATCAGCACATTTGCTTTTGATTATCACCCTGTACAGTAAGTCGGAATCTTTAGAGGGGCAAGCAGCAGCTGTGTTAAATGCCTACAGGTCTAATTGATCTAAAACCTGATTGTTGAAGTGGCAGTGATGCATATGTCAGTACAGATGCAGTAATGTGTAATCATCTCTGAAATGAAGTGTCAAACTGGATTCAACTGCTTCATTTGATGCCTTTAAGATAATTGTAAAGAAAAGAATGACCACTTGTTGGTGCTTAAATGTTCCTATAAGGTCAAAATGTAGTCTTTTATAGACTATATATTGttatatacagtctgtggttaacactgTTTGTCTAACTTGTATACCCAATGTGTATATAATGAAAAGTGGTGTTCTCAGACTGTAGTATAGTCTAAAACATCTTgaaagttgtttgttttaatcaagTATAACTGCTGAGGATTATAAATAAAAGTCTCACCATGGTTGTTTCAGTGATGGAGCCGAAGCTGTTGATGAAGATGTTACAGGTGACGTTAACAGGAGGACCTGACAGAAGCAAACCACACATCAgatttaaatctacagctttctTAAATCCcacagatgatgtttttttttgaagagaCTGCATGAAGAATTAAAAGATTTCCCATAAAGTAACATATCCACAGTGTGCCATGCTATGCCCTGATAGATGACTTGTCCTATATAAGCAGCATAAAATTGTGTTGTCATTTCCAGTACGCTCCCATTTGTGTAGTCCATCTGTCAACCTCT contains the following coding sequences:
- the LOC109981467 gene encoding glycine receptor subunit alpha-2-like isoform X3; translation: MLLHMFYVLLASSVTFLPGSSVLCKEMKLPSRAAKPPSPSDFLDKLMGRTSGYDARIRPNFKGPPVNVTCNIFINSFGSITETTMDYRLNVFLRQQWNDPRLAYKEYPDDSLDLDPSMLDSIWKPDLFFANEKGANFHEVTTDNKLLRIFQNGNVLYSIRLTLTLSCPMDLKNFPMDSQTCTMQLESFGYTMNDLIFEWLNVGAVQVADDLTLPQFVLKEEQGLGYCTKHYNTGKFTCIEVNFYLERQMGYYLIQMYIPSLLTVILSWVSFWINMDAAPARVGLGITTVLTMTTQSSGSRASLPKVSYVKAIDIWMAVCLLFVFAALLEYAAVNFVSRQHKEFFRLRRKLKEQQRQRTASGDSKAKGNNMSGSIAPHGNQRCSVCAREEELAQQGLLFQSFGLASAPEMDATPIFADLPPGLGFYDIRRRFVDRAKRIDTISRAVFPMSFLMFNVLYWLTYKVLRHEDLHATM
- the LOC109981467 gene encoding glycine receptor subunit alpha-2-like isoform X2, whose amino-acid sequence is MLLHMFYVLLASSVTFLPGSSVLCKEMKLPSRAAKPPSPSDFLDKLMGRTSGYDARIRPNFKGPPVNVTCNIFINSFGSITETTMDYRLNVFLRQQWNDPRLAYKEYPDDSLDLDPSMLDSIWKPDLFFANEKGANFHEVTTDNKLLRIFQNGNVLYSIRLTLTLSCPMDLKNFPMDSQTCTMQLESFGYTMNDLIFEWLNVGAVQVADDLTLPQFVLKEEQGLGYCTKHYNTGKFTCIEVNFYLERQMGYYLIQMYIPSLLTVILSWVSFWINMDAAPARVGLGITTVLTMTTQSSGSRASLPKVSYVKAIDIWMAVCLLFVFAALLEYAAVNFVSRQHKEFFRLRRKLKEQQRQRTQASGDSKAKGNNMSGSIAPHGNQRCSVCAREEELAQQGLLFQSFGLASAPEMDATPIFADLPPGLGFYDIRRRFVDRAKRIDTISRAVFPMSFLMFNVLYWLTYKVLRHEDLHATM
- the LOC109981467 gene encoding glycine receptor subunit alpha-4-like isoform X1 gives rise to the protein MLLHMFYVLLASSVTFLPGSSVLCKEMKLPSRAAKPPSPSDFLDKLMGRTSGYDARIRPNFKGPPVNVTCNIFINSFGSITETTMDYRLNVFLRQQWNDPRLAYKEYPDDSLDLDPSMLDSIWKPDLFFANEKGANFHEVTTDNKLLRIFQNGNVLYSIRLTLTLSCPMDLKNFPMDSQTCTMQLESCEFIFLKQDGNNYLLDFVLILYCVPFFFSCISLLVGYTMNDLIFEWLNVGAVQVADDLTLPQFVLKEEQGLGYCTKHYNTGKFTCIEVNFYLERQMGYYLIQMYIPSLLTVILSWVSFWINMDAAPARVGLGITTVLTMTTQSSGSRASLPKVSYVKAIDIWMAVCLLFVFAALLEYAAVNFVSRQHKEFFRLRRKLKEQQRQRTQASGDSKAKGNNMSGSIAPHGNQRCSVCAREEELAQQGLLFQSFGLASAPEMDATPIFADLPPGLGFYDIRRRFVDRAKRIDTISRAVFPMSFLMFNVLYWLTYKVLRHEDLHATM